One segment of Rhipicephalus sanguineus isolate Rsan-2018 chromosome 6, BIME_Rsan_1.4, whole genome shotgun sequence DNA contains the following:
- the LOC119396723 gene encoding tryptophan--tRNA ligase, mitochondrial isoform X1: MLIANTSATCRLCSRIASFRDFLRCNRLISRCLVTANDRQQSSSSTKRKRHPSVTFPERVFSGIQPSGVPHLGNYFGAIQKWKALQDSGSDCIFSVVDLHSITKPHYDPDKLRENIELMTASLLACGIDPERCTLFLQSQIPEHTELSWILGCLLTTARLQHLPTLKDKTAGMKETPLGLYLYPVLQSADVLLYKATKVPVGKDQLPHIFLMQDASELFNKRFGLVFPRPEALLVSGEAGRLRHLRDPTKKMSKSSDDPRSYVALDDPPEAVRKKIKRAITDCTSKVTYEPESRPGVANLVALHSLLTGLSPEEVCLQAEGLDTGQFKLVVADAAVSFLEPIQQRMREHLSDRARLWNILEEGSRRARQIAVTTMDEVHRISGMAPLHVKDSAKPLAQTASC; this comes from the exons ATGCTGATCGCAAACACATCAGCCACGTGCCGGTTGTGTTCTCGGATTGCAAGTTTTCGTGATTTCCTCCGCTGCAATCGTCTTATTTCCAGATGTCTTGTGACTGCGAACGACAGACAGCAGTCCTCGTCATCCACTAAACGCAAACGACACCCGTCGGTGACTTTCCCCGAAAGAGTTTTCTCCGGTATCCAACCTAGCGGTGTACCGCATCTGGGCAACTATTTCGGTGCTATTCAAAAGTGGAAGGCGCTGCAGGACTCGGGCAGTGATTGTATATTCAGCGTTGTAGACTTGCACTCCATCACGAAGCCGCACTATGACCCCGACAAGCTGAG GGAGAACATCGAGCTCATGACTGCCAGCCTCCTTGCATGTGGAATTGATCCTGAAAGATGTACACTGTTTTTGCAGTCACAG ATTCCAGAGCACACAGAGCTTTCGTGGATCCTCGGATGCTTGCTCACTACGGCTAGACTACAGCATCTACCGACACTCAAG GACAAGACCGCTGGCATGAAGGAAACACCCTTGGGGTTGTACCTTTACCCTGTGCTTCAGAGTGCAGATGTGCTGCTGTACAA AGCAACGAAGGTGCCCGTGGGAAAAGACCAGTTGCCTCACATATTCCTAATGCAAGATGCATCCGAACTCTTCAACAAGCGCTTCGGGCTGGTCTTTCCGAGACCCGAGGCCCTTTTAG TGTCCGGGGAGGCTGGTCGTTTGCGCCATCTTCGTGACCCGACCAAGAAGATGAGCAAATCCAGCGACGACCCTCGCAGCTATGTGGCATTGGACGACCCTCCTGAGGCAGTGCGCAAAAAGATCAAACGGGCAATCACCGACTGCACCTCGAAAGTAACCTACGAGCCAGAGTCCCGGCCAGGTGTTGCCAACTTGGTGGCTTTGCACAGTCTGCTTACCGGTCTGAGTCCCGAGGAG GTGTGCCTGCAAGCAGAGGGCCTCGACACAGGACAGTTTAAACTGGTGGTTGCCGATGCAGCAGTGTCCTTCCTGGAACCAATACAGCAGCGAATGCGGGAGCACCTGTCGGATCGTGCTCGCCTGTGGAACATTCTAGAAGAAGGCTCAAGAAGAGCACGCCAAATTGCCGTTACGACAATGGACGAAGTGCACAGAATATCTGGCATGGCCCCTCTCCATGTCAAGGACAGTGCGAAACCATTGGCACAGACTGCAAGTTGTTAG